Proteins found in one Lycium ferocissimum isolate CSIRO_LF1 chromosome 6, AGI_CSIRO_Lferr_CH_V1, whole genome shotgun sequence genomic segment:
- the LOC132061255 gene encoding uncharacterized protein LOC132061255, whose amino-acid sequence MASYVALYGRKCRTSIGWFEVGESKLIGPELIQQAVDKSSLFKKGYWLLRVARSLMQIGNEIWRFSDKRLGVPKDITNKGCYEVRCIKYPSRVVPIDDVQITEQLSYEEAPIAILDRQVHRLRTKDVASVKVLWRNKNVEEMTWEAEKDMKSRYPHLLPTPEQMQTTAQASSDMYYLPVTLIGREGPLLLLIFLAPCGILWFGLLCGELVVV is encoded by the exons atggcctcGTATgtagctttatatggaaggaaatgtagaacATCTATCGGATGGTTCGAGGTTGGAGAATCTAAGCTAATAGGACCAGAGTTGATCCAGCAGGCAGTTGATAagtcaagcttattcaagaaaGGCTATTGGctgctcagagtcgccagaagtcttatgcaAATCGGCAACGAGATTTGGCGTTTTTCAGATAAGCGATTGGGTGTTCCTAAAGATATCACCAATAAAGGTTGTTATGAGGTTCG GTGTATCAAATATCCTTCTAGAGTGGTACCTATTGATGACGTTCAGATTACTGAGCAACTATCATATGAGGAAGCACCTATTGCCATCTTGGATCGACAGGTTCATAGGCTGAGAACCAAGGATGTGGCATCGGTGAAGGTACTATGGAGAAACAAGAATgttgaggagatgacttgggaagctgagaaagatatgaagtctagatatccTCATTTACTTCCGACTCCAGAGCAGATGCAAACTACAGCACAAGCGTCTTCAGATATGTATTATTTACCTGTTACTCTTATTGGTCGTGAGGGGCCATTGttgttattaatttttttggccCCATGTGGCATTTTATGGTTTGGATTGCTATGTGGCGAGTTGGTAGTGGTATAG